A DNA window from Coffea arabica cultivar ET-39 chromosome 6c, Coffea Arabica ET-39 HiFi, whole genome shotgun sequence contains the following coding sequences:
- the LOC113691723 gene encoding probable glycerol-3-phosphate dehydrogenase [NAD(+)] 1, cytosolic codes for MMVGSIEVANHKVHLNGAMQHQNGFEEKLDELRQLLGKADGDLLRIVGVGAGAWGSVFAALLQDSYGQFRDKVQIRIWRRPGRAVDRATAERLFEVINSREDVLRRLIRRCAYLKYVEARLGDRTLYADEILKDGFCLNMIDTPLCPLKVVTNLQEAVWDADIVVNGLPSTETQEVFVEISRYWKERITKPIIISLAKGIEAELDPVPHIITPTQMIIRASGVPIENILYLGGPNIASEIYDKEYANARICGAEKWRIPLAKFLRQPYFIVWDNSDLVTHEVMGGLKNVYAIGAGMIAALTNESATSKSVYFAHCTSEMIFITHLLTEEPEKLAGPLLADTYVTLLKGRNAWYGQMIAKGELSLDMGDSISGKGTIQGVSAVGAFYELLSQSSLSVLHPEDNKPVAPVELCPILKTLYKILITREQGVRAILQALRDENLNDPRDRIEIAQTHAFYRPSLLGQP; via the exons ATGATGGTTGGAAGTATTGAAGTGGCGAATCATAAGGTGCATTTGAATGGTGCAATGCAGCATCAAAATGGTTTTGAAGAGAAGCTTGATGAGCTTCGACAGTTGTTAGGCAAGGCTGACGGTGATTTGTTGAGGATTGTTGGCGTTGGAGCAGGTGCATGGGGTAGTGTTTTTGCAGCTTTGCTCCAAGATAGCTATGGCCAGTTCAGAGATAAGGTTCAGATCAGGATATGGAGAAGGCCAGGAAGGGCAGTTGATAGAGCCACAGCAGAGCGTTTATTCGAGGtaatcaactcaagggaggatGTATTAAGGAGGTTGATCAGGCGATGCGCATATTTGAAGTATGTTGAGGCAAGATTGGGCGATCGCACACTGTATGCTGATGAGATTCTAAAAGATGGCTTCTGCTTGAACATGATTGACACGCCACTCTGTCCTTTGAAGGTTGTCACCAACTTGCAGGAGGCTGTTTGGGATGCCGATATTGTGGTGAATGGATTGCCTTCTACAGAAACACAGGAAGTGTTTGTGGAAATCAGCAGGTACTGGAAAGAAAGAATAACGAAGCCGATTATTATTTCTTTGGCTAAGGGTATAGAGGCTGAACTGGATCCTGTTCCTCATATAATAACCCCTACGCAGATGATCATTCGTGCAA GTGGAGTACCAATAGAGAACATTCTCTATCTTGGTGGACCAAACATTGCCTCAGAGATTTATGACAAGGAATATGCTAATGCTCGAATTTGTGGCGCTGAAAAATGGAGAATACCACTCGCAAAGTTCTTAAGGCAGCCTTACTTCATTGTATGGGACAACAGTGACCTTGTCACACATGAAGTTATGGGCGGCTTGAAGAATGTTTATGCTATAGGTGCAG GAATGATTGCAGCACTAACTAATGAAAGTGCTACCAGCAAGTCAGTATATTTCGCACATTGTACATCAGAAATGATTTTCATCACCCATTTATTGACGGAAGAACCAGAGAAGCTTGCAGGCCCTTTACTCGCCGACACTTACGTAACCTTGTTGAAGGGGCGCAATGCCTGGTATGGTCAGATGATAGCCAAGGGAGAATTAAGCCTGGATATGGGGGATAGCATCAGCGGCAAAGGGACAATTCAG GGGGTCTCTGCTGTGGGGGCATTTTATGAACTTCTAAGTCAGTCTAGTCTGAGTGTATTGCATCCTGAGGATAACAAGCCTGTTGCGCCAGTCGAGCTCTGCCCCATCTTGAAGACACTGTACAAAATACTAATAACAAG AGAACAAGGAGTACGGGCCATTCTTCAAGCATTAAGGGATGAAAATCTGAATGATCCCCGGGACAGAATAGAGATTGCACAAACTCATGCTTTCTACAGGCCTTCGCTTCTTGGGCAGCCTTGA